The Lycium barbarum isolate Lr01 chromosome 10, ASM1917538v2, whole genome shotgun sequence genome includes a region encoding these proteins:
- the LOC132612828 gene encoding probable LRR receptor-like serine/threonine-protein kinase At3g47570, translating into MFNDTLCGAPRFHVPPCPISLNRRSKRKKLLLIVFPLLGTAVIIVFITLAFVWMRCRREGNVPVQADLLATRGRISYYEIVQATNAFSESNFIGSRSFGSVYQGILRDGTTIAVKALVLEYMPNGSLEKWLYSHNYFLDIMQRLSIMIDVACALEYLHHGCSAPVIHCDLKPSNVLLDENMVARVSDFGISKLLGEDESDLHTKTFATFSYIAPEYGREGLVSLKCDVYSYGIMLMETFTRNRPNDEIFDGDFSLKKWVNDSLPEAISKVVDMNLLKPEDKKHMDKTDGVASILKVALDCSAKDQHERCCRNATKDQDSTSYMFCKYIKHLIHVT; encoded by the exons ATGTTTAATGACACATTGTGTGGTGCTCCAAGATTTCATGTCCCTCCATGCCCCATTTCGTTAAACCGTAGATCAAAGAGGAAGAAGTTACTTCTGATAGTCTTTCCTCTACTGGGAACTGCTGTGATAATTGTTTTTATAACATTGGCATTTGTATGGATGAGGTGCAGAAGAGAAGGAAATGTTCCAGTCCAAGCTGATTTGTTGGCTACAAGGGGAAGAATTTCATACTATGAAATAGTACAAGCCACTAACGCTTTTAGTGAGAGTAATTTCATTGGTTCCAGGAGTTTTGGTTCTGTTTACCAAGGAATTCTCAGAGATGGGACTACCATTGCAGTTAAA GCTTTAGTGCTCGAGTACATGCCTAATGGGAGCCTTGAAAAGTGGTTGTATTCGCACAACTACTTCTTAGACATCATGCAAAGACTAAGCATAATGATAGATGTGGCATGTGCATTGGAATATCTTCACCATGGTTGTTCAGCACCTGTTATTCATTGTGATCTGAAGCCTAGCAATGTCTTGCTAGATGAAAACATGGTTGCTCGTGTAAGTGACTTTGGCATTTCCAAACTACTCGGTGAAGATGAGAGTGATTTACACACTAAAACCTTCGCAACATTCAGCTACATTGCACCTG AGTATGGGAGGGAGGGATTGGTGTCGCTAAAATGTGATGTTTATAGTTATGGGATCATGTTGATGGAAACGTTTACAAGGAACAGGCCTAACGATGAAATATTTGATGGAGATTTTAGTTTAAAGAAATGGGTAAATGATTCACTGCCAGAGGCAATAAGCAAAGTTGTGGATATGAATTTGCTAAAGCCAGAAGATAAGAAACACATGGACAAGACAGATGGTGTAGCATCCATCTTGAAAGTGGCACTAGATTGCTCCGCTAAGGATCAACATGAAAGATGTTGTAGGAATGCTACAAAAGATCAAGATTCGACTTCTTACATGTTCTGCAAGTACATAAAACATTTGATTCATGTCACTTAA